In a single window of the Esox lucius isolate fEsoLuc1 chromosome 22, fEsoLuc1.pri, whole genome shotgun sequence genome:
- the iqcb1 gene encoding IQ calmodulin-binding motif-containing protein 1 encodes MNPLIKDTDGGLQELVASTNVKPEQKVTQILSKLQDIMNRRSAQDDRDLGAFKNDLFRHGILQYCAEDALKLNYAKVEGGYATATSLAEILSSCCVGVNLGRHSEAFHTKLLPSVTDSLLSLANRLMNRALAENGQPDMFRLFKKVMDSVCWLLKAHGHLATQVLLSDHYERILMSEEERVGAVCVLLWHQLLSANSDLVADLKKDPLSVMLDDVVYRMANTSDPTVGRAAIRILLLVAQQQDSALQFIIQRFKGLEGMVGHEWRGRGLDEEVDQLIKLLQRKVSKPAEHREEWPKECVRAACVIQAAWRSFQTRRRVKSLPRAVSSLQRSFRERRLRREQQAQAKRSEEELRLQVCLRRQRARREFHQKQLQLLHLLPPGQVQQYLGEVERQAAIRIQRVWRGRRERRNIQLRRNAITRHRAAVVLQRAVLRFLKRRRTEKAIPSLTPWIGLLGLTDSRRAELKRDVEEYIALHPSHVVSPEGSRELHDQTQALLLQHLQGREADRREHTHTNALLAQINTDLELLLNAPSLSAATATDCQVFRSRSGPVAARARQSHNALLQAGRLPWWKTLGDDHLVTWPDLEPTHKEHMLEAEFTSLYLGGS; translated from the exons ATGAATCCGCTTATAAAAGATACCGATGGCGGGCTACAGGAACTAGTCGCGAGCACAAATGTAAAACCTGAGCAGAAGGTTACTCAAATTCTCTCGAAATTACAAG ATATTATGAATAGGAGATCTGCCCAAGACGACAGAGATTTGGGTGCGTTCAAAAACGACTTGTTCAGGCATGGCATACTTCAGTACTGCGCAGAAGACGCACTAAAATTGAACTACGCCAAAGTTGAAGGAGGTTACGCTACAGCCACATCGTTGGCTGAAATTCTCAG CTCCTGCTGTGTGGGTGTGAACCTGGGCAGACACTCCGAAGCCTTCCATACGAAGCTTCTCCCATCCGTCACCGACAGCCTGTTGTCTTTGGCCAATCGTCTGATGAACAGAGCTCTGGCG GAGAATGGGCAGCCTGATATGTTTCGTCTCTTCAAGAAGGTCATGGACTCTGTGTGTTGGCTTCTGAAAGCCCATGGTCACCTGGccacacaag TCCTTCTGTCTGACCACTATGAGAGGATCCTCAtgagtgaggaggagagagtcggagctgtgtgtgtgttgctgtggcaTCAGCTTCTCTCAGCAAACAG TGATTTAGTAGCGGATTTGAAGAAAGACCCTTTGTCTGTGATGTTGGATGACGTTGTGTACCGAATGGCTAACACCTCAGACCCTACTGTGGGAAGGGCCGCAATAAGGATCCTCCTCCTGGTTGCACAGCAACAAGACTCAGCCCTACAGTTCATCATCCAGAGATTTAAAG GGTTAGAAGGCATGGTTGGTCACGAGTGGAGGGGCCGTGGCTTGGATGAGGAAGTGGATCAGCTGATAAAGCTGCTGCAAAGAAAAGTTTCTAAACCAGCTGAACACAGAGAG GAGTGGCCGAAGGAGTGTGTGAGAGCAGCGTGTGTTATCCAGGCAGCATGGAGGTCCTTTCAGACTAGAAGGAGAGTAAAGAGCCTCCCCCGAGCTGTCAGCTCACTGCAAAGGAGcttcag ggagcGTCGGCTAAGGAGAGAGCAGCAGGCTCAGGCTAAACGCTCTGAGGAGGAGCTGAGACTTCAGGTGTGTTtgaggagacagagagccagGAGAGAGTTCCATCAGAAACAGCTACAGCTACTGCACCTACTGCctccag GTCAGGTACAGCAGTACCTTGGAGAGGTTGAGAGACAGGCTGCCATACGAATCCAGAGAGTGTGGCGAGGCCGACGAGAGAGACGGAATATCCAGCTTCGGAGAAACGCGATCACAAGACACAGGGCTGCTGTGGTCCTGCAGAGAGCG GTCCTTCGCTTCCTGAAGAGGCGGCGAACTGAAAAAGCcattccctccctcactccctggATTGGTCTTTTGGGTTTAACTGACAGTCGTAGGGCGGAGCTGAAGAGAGATGTGGAAGAATACATTGCCCTGCACCCA TCCCATGTGGTGTCTCCAGAGGGCAGTAGGGAGCTCCATGATCAGACCCAAGCCTTGCTGCTTCAGCATCTacaggggagagaggcagacaggagagaacatacacacacaaacgcccTGCTGGCCCAGATTAACACCGACCTGGAACTATTGTTGA ATGCCCCCTCTCTCAGTGCCGCCACAGCAACTGACTGCCAGGTTTTCAGGAGCCGTTCCGGCCCCGTGGCCGCCCGCGCCCGGCAATCCCACAATGCCTTACTCCAGGCTGGCCGCCTGCCTTGGTGGAAGACACTCGGCGATGATCACTTGGTCACCTGGCCAGACTTAGAACCCACCCACAAAGAACACATGCTGGAGGCGGAGTTTACCTCTTTGTATTTAGGAGGAAGCTGA
- the tbx19 gene encoding T-box transcription factor TBX19 isoform X1, whose product MKVEGLVESSDRAGVKTGGTAGPGPASQCCISRLLSVVESELQAGREKGDPTEKQLKVTLEEAELWGKFNEVTNEMIVTKSGRRMFPVLKVSVSGLDPNAMYSFLLDFLPADSHRWKYVTGEWVTAGKPEPPGNSCVYIHPDSPNFGAHWMKAPVSFSKVKLTNKLNGGGQIMLNSLHKYKPQLHIVRVGGNHRMVTNISFSDTQFIAVTAYQNEEITALKIKYNPFAKAFLDAKEKNHPKSPLESPFDSHVGIQHCGWFMSNPDSLCSGGGPNFAYSGGLPLTSPRGYKHYHPRPAPYPPSYLSHVSHTSVSLSEGLQVLSGGPEGWSPPAPPPAALPVTSPSSLPSTNSSSQYPCLWTVGCTDGSPSSPCSQLHGPINSESHSQPPNHVRLGGPSWPPVSTNSF is encoded by the exons ATGAAGGTTGAGGGTTTGGTTGAAAGTAGCGACAGGGCTGGGGTTAAGACAGGGGGTACCGCCGGCCCTGGTCCGGCTAGCCAGTGCTGTATCTCGCGATTGCTAAGCGTGGTGGAGAGTGAGCTGCAAGCGGGGAGAGAGAAGGGCGACCCCACAGAGAAGCAGCTAAAGGTGACGCTCGAGGAAGCGGAGCTGTGGGGAAAGTTCAACGAAGTCACCAACGAGATGATCGTCACCAAGAGCGGCAG GCGGATGTTCCCGGTGCTGAAAGTCAGTGTGTCAGGTCTGGACCCCAATGCCATGTACAGCTTCCTGCTGGACTTCCTACCAGCAGACAGTCACCGCTGGAAGTATGTTACTGGAGAGTGGGTGACGGCGGGTAAACCGGAGCCTCCCGGTAACAGCTGTGTGTACATCCACCCAGACTCACCCAACTTCGGTGCCCACTGGATGAAGGCACCAGTGTCTTTCAGTAAGGTCAAACTCACCAACAAGCTCAACGGAGGTGGACAG ATCATGTTGAACTCCCTCCATAAGTACAAGCCTCAGCTTCACATCGTCAGAGTGGGCGGCAACCACCGCATGGTCACCAACATCTCCTTCAGCGACACACAGTTCATTGCTGTTACAGCCTACCAAAACGAAGAG ATCACTGCCCTGAAGATCAAGTACAACCCCTTCGCTAAGGCTTTTCTGGATGCCAAAGAGAA AAACCACCCGAAGAGTCCATTGGAGTCCCCCTTTGATAGCCATGTGGGGATTCAACACT GTGGCTGGTTTATGTCTAACCCAGACTCTCTGTGTTCGGGCGGGGGTCCTAATTTTGCCTACAGCGGGGGTCTGCCTCTTACCTCCCCTCGCGGGTACAAACATTACCACCCCAGGCCAGCCCCCTACCCCCCATCGTACCTGTCGCATGTCTCACACACTTCAG tctctctgtctgaggggCTACAGGTGTTGTCTGGGGGCCCCGAAGGCTGGTcgccccctgcccccccccctgcagCCTTGCCTGTGACGTCACCCTCGTCACTCCCGTCCACCAATAGCAGCAG TCAGTACCCGTGTCTGTGGACAGTCGGGTGTACAGATGGAAGTCCCTCTTCTCCCTGCTCCCAGCTTCATGGACCAATCAACAGTGAAAGCCACTCACAACCACCCAATCATGTCCGGCTGGGCGGGCCCAGTTGGCCGCCTGTTTCCACCAATTCCTTCTGA
- the tbx19 gene encoding T-box transcription factor TBX19 isoform X2 has protein sequence MKVEGLVESSDRAGVKTGGTAGPGPASQCCISRLLSVVESELQAGREKGDPTEKQLKVTLEEAELWGKFNEVTNEMIVTKSGRRMFPVLKVSVSGLDPNAMYSFLLDFLPADSHRWKYVTGEWVTAGKPEPPGNSCVYIHPDSPNFGAHWMKAPVSFSKVKLTNKLNGGGQIMLNSLHKYKPQLHIVRVGGNHRMVTNISFSDTQFIAVTAYQNEEITALKIKYNPFAKAFLDAKEKNHPKSPLESPFDSHVGIQHSGVCLLPPLAGTNITTPGQPPTPHRTCRMSHTLQSLCLRGYRCCLGAPKAGRPLPPPLQPCL, from the exons ATGAAGGTTGAGGGTTTGGTTGAAAGTAGCGACAGGGCTGGGGTTAAGACAGGGGGTACCGCCGGCCCTGGTCCGGCTAGCCAGTGCTGTATCTCGCGATTGCTAAGCGTGGTGGAGAGTGAGCTGCAAGCGGGGAGAGAGAAGGGCGACCCCACAGAGAAGCAGCTAAAGGTGACGCTCGAGGAAGCGGAGCTGTGGGGAAAGTTCAACGAAGTCACCAACGAGATGATCGTCACCAAGAGCGGCAG GCGGATGTTCCCGGTGCTGAAAGTCAGTGTGTCAGGTCTGGACCCCAATGCCATGTACAGCTTCCTGCTGGACTTCCTACCAGCAGACAGTCACCGCTGGAAGTATGTTACTGGAGAGTGGGTGACGGCGGGTAAACCGGAGCCTCCCGGTAACAGCTGTGTGTACATCCACCCAGACTCACCCAACTTCGGTGCCCACTGGATGAAGGCACCAGTGTCTTTCAGTAAGGTCAAACTCACCAACAAGCTCAACGGAGGTGGACAG ATCATGTTGAACTCCCTCCATAAGTACAAGCCTCAGCTTCACATCGTCAGAGTGGGCGGCAACCACCGCATGGTCACCAACATCTCCTTCAGCGACACACAGTTCATTGCTGTTACAGCCTACCAAAACGAAGAG ATCACTGCCCTGAAGATCAAGTACAACCCCTTCGCTAAGGCTTTTCTGGATGCCAAAGAGAA AAACCACCCGAAGAGTCCATTGGAGTCCCCCTTTGATAGCCATGTGGGGATTCAACACT CGGGGGTCTGCCTCTTACCTCCCCTCGCGGGTACAAACATTACCACCCCAGGCCAGCCCCCTACCCCCCATCGTACCTGTCGCATGTCTCACACACTTCAG tctctctgtctgaggggCTACAGGTGTTGTCTGGGGGCCCCGAAGGCTGGTcgccccctgcccccccccctgcagCCTTGCCTGTGA